In Malus sylvestris chromosome 15, drMalSylv7.2, whole genome shotgun sequence, a single genomic region encodes these proteins:
- the LOC126602731 gene encoding protein BIG GRAIN 1-like C — translation MYVRERLPKEETFLRRRRNPSFSSSLLDSIYRSIDESSGGDGDQGYVRESTAMVRKQSSSTKGDNEKVNLRRAIMIENWVEKQSVHSSMFSNSASSSSESSSGAAFSSSETDSSYRSRTKPKAVEQRFVQFEEKEKIESGGGSAFSRTKLRALKIYEELKKVKQPISPGGRIVSFINSIFNSGNVKKPKMCYVGAVEDVTITENVSNSKSACPSSSASASTFSRSCLSKPSSRAKKSSNGTKRSVRFYPVSVILGEDSQPPNHLKCVFEEDPSLMPKPSFQKYARACPGNYDKLIQSGKSRTEDLLTFNRSTKSTSYRTTGAVSQNLVRSFCDNADDEESDHDAESCSSSDLFELNHPVGVGRYMEELPVYETTNFRTNQAIAQGLL, via the coding sequence ATGTATGTGAGGGAGAGGTTACCGAAAGAAGAAACGTTTTTGAGGCGAAGAAGAAACCCATCTTTCTCTTCTTCGCTACTCGACTCCATCTACCGCTCCATTGATGAATCGAGCGGTGGAGATGGAGATCAGGGTTATGTTCGAGAGTCGACTGCAATGGTCAGGAAACAGAGCAGTTCTACTAAAGGAGACAATGAGAAGGTTAATCTTCGAAGGGCTATTATGATTGAGAATTGGGTCGAGAAGCAGAGCGTTCACAGCTCCATGTTCTCGAACTCCGCTTCGAGTTCCTCGGAGTCGAGCTCGGGAGCTGCATTTTCGTCTTCCGAAACAGATTCGAGCTACAGATCAAGAACAAAACCGAAGGCGGTCGAGCAGAGGTTCGTGCAGTTCGAGGAGAAGGAAAAGATTGAGAGTGGCGGAGGAAGTGCGTTTTCAAGGACGAAGCTACGAGCTTTGAAAATCTAtgaagaattgaagaaagtGAAGCAACCAATTTCGCCCGGCGGGCGGATTGTGAGCTTCATCAACTCGATTTTCAATTCCGGCAATGTCAAGAAGCCAAAAATGTGTTATGTTGGAGCTGTGGAAGATGTGACCATTACAGAGAATGTGTCGAATTCGAAATCGGCTtgtccttcttcttctgcttctgcttctacTTTCTCAAGGTCTTGCTTGAGCAAACCGTCTTCAAGAGCGAAAAAATCGAGCAATGGCACTAAAAGGTCCGTTAGATTTTACCCAGTGAGTGTGATTCTTGGTGAGGATTCTCAGCCTCCAAACCACCTCAAATGTGTGTTTGAAGAAGACCCAAGCTTGATGCCAAAACCCTCTTTTCAAAAATATGCAAGGGCTTGTCCTGGTAATTATGATAAGCTGATCCAATCGGGTAAGAGTCGAACAGAAGACCTGCTCACATTTAATCGTAGCACAAAATCAACAAGTTACAGAACGACCGGGGCGGTTAGTCAAAATTTGGTGAGAAGTTTTTGCGACAATGCAGATGATGAAGAAAGTGATCATGATGCTGAGAGCTGTTCAAGTTCTGATCTTTTTGAGCTGAATCATCCAGTTGGGGTTGGAAGGTACATGGAAGAACTTCCTGTGTATGAGACTACTAATTTCAGAACCAATCAAGCTATTGCCCAAGGGTTGTTGTAA
- the LOC126605804 gene encoding protein Brevis radix-like 4: MLTCIARPKKLGDDSLSQPEMSDSTNTPASSSHKQQAAIKSLTFQLKDMALKASGAYRHCAPCVGPVTANQSRLKGNGESDADSERFRWSYRRTGSSSSTTPRTWGKEMEARLKGISSGEGTPNSASGRRVDPVVFVEEREPKEWVAQVEPGVLITFVSLPRGGNDLKSIRFSREIFNKWQAQRWWADNYDRVMELYNVQRFNRNAFPLPTPARSEDESSKMESAEASPVTPPLTRERLPRNLYRPTGMAMSYSSSDSLDHHPMQSRHYCDSGGVNSTPKLSSISGTKTETSSMDASIRSSSSREADRSGELSISNASDMETEWVEQDEPGVYITIRALPGGKRELRRVRFSREKFGEMHARLWWEENRARIHEQYL, from the exons ATGCTGACGTGCATAGCTCGTCCGAAGAAACTCGGCGACGACTCACTGAGTCAGCCCGAGATGTCCGACTCCACCAACACTCCGGCTTCCTCCAGTCACAAGCAGCAAGCCGCCATTAAGTCGCTCACGTTTCAG CTCAAGGACATGGCATTGAAGGCGTCGGGAGCCTACAGGCACTGCGCCCCTTGCGTGGGGCCGGTGACGGCGAATCAGAGTCGGCTCAAGGGGAACGGCGAGTCGGACGCCGACTCGGAGCGGTTCAGGTGGTCGTACAGGCGGACCGGGAGCTCGAGCTCGACGACACCGAGGACTTGGGGAAAGGAGATGGAGGCGAGGCTGAAAGGGATCTCCAGCGGCGAGGGGACGCCTAACTCGGCCAGCGGGCGGCGAGTCGACCCAGTCGTGTTCGTGGAAGAGCGCGAGCCCAAGGAATGGGTGGCCCAGGTGGAGCCCGGAGTTCTCATCACGTTCGTCTCCCTGCCACGTGGCGGGAACGATCTGAAGAGCATTCGGTTCAG TCGAGAGATTTTCAACAAATGGCAAGCTCAGAGGTGGTGGGCTGACAACTATGATAGGGTCATGGAACTTTACAATGTTCAAAGGTTTAACCGGAATGCTTTCCCGCTTCCAACCCCGGCTAGATCAGAAGATGAG AGTTCAAAGATGGAATCTGCTGAAGCCAGCCCTGTAACTCCACCACTAACCAGAGAACGCTTACCTCGCAACCTGTATCGTCCCACAGGGATGGCTATGAGCTACTCATCATCAGATTCACTTGATCATCACCCAATGCAGTCCCGCCATTACTGCGATTCAGGCGGTGTCAATTCCACCCCAAAACTCTCCAGCATAAGCGGGACCAAGACAGAGACATCATCCATGGATGCTTCTATCAGAAGTAGTTCATCAAGGGAGGCAGATCGCTCAGGGGAGCTATCGATCAGCAATGCCAGCGATATGGAGACTGAATGGGTTGAACAGGATGAGCCAGGGGTTTACATCACTATCAGAGCATTACCAGGGGGCAAACGGGAGCTTAGACGGGTCAGATTCAG CCGAGAGAAATTTGGGGAGATGCATGCCAGATTGTGGTGGGAAGAGAATCGGGCAAGGATACACGAACAATACTTGTGA